The following DNA comes from Vicinamibacterales bacterium.
CGCGAGCCACCGCGGCCGTCGGAGTCTGATACTCTTCCCGCGCAACAGGTTCTCCTTGGCACAATCCAGCACCGCCCCCTCCACCAGTCCTGCGTCGAGCTTCCTCAAACTGGCCGGGCCCGGCCTCGTCGTGGCCGCCACCGGCATCGGCTCCGGGGACGTCGTGTCAGCGACCGTCGGCGGCGCGCGCTACGGCGTCGTGCTGCTGTGGGCCATCGGGCTCGGCGCTTTCTTCAAGTTCGTCCTGAGCGAGGGAATCGCCCGCTGGCAGCTCGCCACGGGCCAGACCGTGATCGAAGGCTGGGCCGAGCATCTCCACGCGTCGGTGAAGTTCTACTTCGGCGTCTACCTGCTGCTGTGGACGGTGGCGGTCAGCGCGGCGCTGACCAACGCCTGCGGCCTCGGGCTCGCCAACCTCACCGGGGGCGCGGTGCCGCAGTCGTGGGGCGCCGTCCTGCACAGCGTGATCGGGTTCGCGTTCGTGTGGTTCGGGGGGTACGAGCGCTTCGAGAAGCTCATGAAGACGCTCGTGGGCGTGATGGGCTTCAGCATCCTCGTCTGCGCCGTGCTCACGATGCGCGATCCCGGTCCCGCCCTCGAGGGGCTGGTGGTGCCCATCATCCCGGCCGGCAGCGGCACCTACGTGCTCTCGCTCATCGGCGGCATCGGCGGGTCGGTCACGATGCTCTCCTACAACTACTGGATGCGCGAGGAGGGCATGCGCGGATCGAGCTGGCTCTCCTACGTCCGGGGCGACGTGGCCGTGGCGTATGTCTTCACGGCGATCTTCGGCATGTCGATCATGCTCATCGCCAACACCGCATTCTTCGTGCCGCAGGTGGCGCTCCGCGACGCCGAGGCGGTGCCCCGGATGGCGGCCTTCCTGGGCACCGTGCTCGGCTCCTTCGGCGTGTGGGCGTACGGGCTCGGCTTCTGGGCCGCGGTCTTCGCGTCGCTCCTGGGCGTCTGGCAGAGCGTGCCGTACCTGTACGCGGACATCTACGGCGTGATGAAGGGCCTGAGCCTCGAGGCGCGCGAGGAAATCACGAAGGTCACGAGCCGGCCCTATCAGCTCGGCCTCGTCTTCATCTCGCTGGTGCCGCTCCCCCTCGCCTTCACCGGCGCGCCGCTGCTCATCATCGTGACCTACACCGTGATCGGCAGCCTGTTCGTCCCGTTCCTGGCCGGTACGCTGCTCTACCTGAACAACCGCGTCGCGTGGGAGGACCGGGCCGTGCCGAAGAACGCGATGCTCACGAACCTGCTCCTCGTCGTGATCCTGGTGCTCTTCGTGTTCGTCGGCGGCCAGGAGGCCGTGGGGGCCCTGCGCCGCGTGCTCGGCTGACGCTCCGCCGGCACGCCGCGCCCGGGCGGCCGTTCGACGCCCGCGCCGGACGGGGTGGCGGCGCCGCACCTGCGCTACACTCCCCGCGATCCCTCGGTCTTCGCGGAGGTCTCCATGACGCGCTCCCGCTTCGCCCTCGCGCCCGTCCTGACGCTGCTGGCCGCCGCCGCGGCCCACGCCCAGCGTCCGATGAGCATCGTCGACGTCATCAGCCTGCCGACCGTGAGCGGTCCGCAGCTCTCGCCCGACGGCACCCAGGTGGCGTTCGTCCGCGGAGACGCCGACTGGACGGCCAACAAACGCATCAGCCACGTCTGGCGCGCGCCGGTGGACGGCACCGGGATGGTCCAGCTCACCTATGGGACCGACGGCGAAAGCGCCCCGCGCTGGTCGCCGGACGGCGGGCGCCTGGCGTTCGTCGCCAAACGCAACGGCGCCGAGGTGTCACAGATCTACCTGCTCTCGATGGACGGCGGAGAAGCGCAGGTCCTCACCGCGCACAAGACGGCCGTGAGCGACCCGTCCTGGTCGCCCGATGGCCGGTGGATCTACTTCGTCGCTGCGGATCCGAAGTCCGACGAGCAGGCGGCCCGCGAGAAGCGGAAGGACGACGTCTACGCCTTCGACGAGAACTTCCAGCAGCGCCACCTGTGGCGGGTCGAGGTGGCGACGAAGGCCGAAACGCCGCTGACGTCTGGCGGCTTCTCCGTCATCGGCTACGAGGTCTCGCGGGACGGGACGACGATCGCCCACCACCGCGCCCCGTCGCCGAACATCGGCGATTTCGACCAGGGCGAGGTGTGGCTCATGCGCGCCGATGGAAGCGGCGCAACGGCTCTCACGAAGAACACGGTGACCGAGAGCGGCGCCAGCCTGTCGCCCGACGGCCGGCAGGTGCTCTTCCTCTCCGGCTCCAACGACCGGTTCGAGACCTACTACAACGCCAACCTCTTCGTGGTGTCCGCCGCGGGCGGCCAGGCCCGCGACCTCACGCGCGAGTTCGGCAACGAGGTGACCGACGCCGCCTGGTCGAAGGACGGCAGCGCCATCTACTTCGTGGCGAACATGGGCGTGCACAGCGAGATCTTCGAGATCCCGGCCGCCGGCGGCACGCCGAAGGCGCTCACCTCGGGCCAGCACGCGATCGGCGGGTGGAGCTTCGCGCCGGCCACGGGCCGTCACGTCTTCACGAAGGACGATCCCGCCAACGCGGGCGACGTCTTCACCATGACGACCGGGCCCATCGCGCAGGTGAGCCACGTGTTCGACCGCTACGCCCGCGACTTCCGGCTGCCGCGTCAGGAGATGGTGTCGTGGAAGGGCGCCGACGGCGTCACGGTGGAGGGGCTGGTCTTCTACCCGCTCGACTACCAGCCGGGCCAGCGGTATCCGCTGGTCGTCCAGACGCACGGCGGGCCGCAGGCATCCGACAAGTACGGCTTCGGGCGCTGGGGCAACTACACGCAGGTCCTCACCGCGAAGGGCTACGTCGTCCTGCAGCCCAACTACCGCGGCTCCACCGGGTACGGCGATCCGTTCCTGCGGGACATGGTGGGCCACTACTTCGTCAACGCCCACCTCGACGTGATGGCGGGCGTCGATCACCTGATTGCGATCGGCCTCGTGGACGGGGACCGCATGGCCAAGATGGGCTGGAGCGGCGGCGGGCACATGACGAACAAGATCATCACCTTCACGAACCGCTTCAAGGCCGCGGCGTCCGGCGCCGGCGCCGCCAACTGGGTGTCGATGTACGCCCAGAGCGACGTCCGCACCTACCGCACGCCGTGGTTCGGCGGCACTCCGTGGCAGGCCGACGCCCCAATCGAGACCTACTGGGAGCACTCGCCGCTCAAGTACGTCTCGAACGTGAAGACGCCCACGATCTTCCTGGTCGGCGAGGAGGACGTCAGGGTGCCGTCGCCGCAGTCGGTGGAGATGTACCGCGCCCTCAAGAGCCTGGGCGTGCCCACGCACCTGTACAAGGCGCCGCGCGAGCCGCACGGCTGGGGCGAACTCCGCCACGAGCTCTTCAAGGTGAACGTCGAGCTCGACTGGTTCGAGCGCTACGTCACCACGCGCCCCTACACGTGGGAGACAGCGCCCGGGGACGCGGACACGCCAGCCGGGACGACGAGCGCGGCCGGGCGGCAGCCCTAGCCGCCGGCCGATGTCGGACTTCCTCGCGGCGCTCGGGCGCCTCTATCCGCCGGACCGCCTGCTGACGGCGGCGGGCGCGCTCGCCGCCTACGAAAGCGATGGGTTGACGGCCTTCCGGACGCGCCCCCACGCGGTGGTGCTGGCCGAGTCGAAGGACGAGGTCGTGGCCACCGTCCGGCTGTGCCACGCGCACGGCGTGCCGTTCGTGGCGCGCGGCTCGGGGACCAGCCTGTCGGGCGGGTCGGTGCCCGTCGACGGCGGCGTCGTCATCGCGCTCAACCGCCTGAACCGCATCCTGCGCCTCGACCCGGTGGACCGCCTGGCCGTCGTCGAGCCGGGCGTGATCAACCTCGACATCTCCGCGGCCGCCGCGCCGCACGGCCTCTACTACGCGCCCGATCCGTCCAGCCAGTCGGTGTGCACCATCGGCGGGAACGTCGCCTTCAACTCGGGCGGCGCCCACTGCTTCCGCCACGGCATGACGGCCAACCACGTGCTCGGCCTCGAGGCGGTGCTGCCCGACGGCGCCGTGGTGCGGCTCGGCGGAGACGGCCCGGAGGACGCGGGACCCGACCTCACGGGCCTCTTCGTCGGCTCCGAAGGCCTCTTCGGCGTGGCGCTCGAGATCACGGTGCGGCTCGTGCCCGTGCCCGAGACCTATCGGACAGTGCTGGCCAGCTACCGCTCACTCCAGGCGGCGGGCGACGCCGTCACCCGCATCATCGCGGCCGGTCTCCTGCCCGGCGCCATGGAGATCATGGACCGCCTGGCCATGGACGCGGCCGAGGCGGCGGTGCACGCCGGCTACCCCGCCGACGCGGCCGCCGTCCTGCTCGTGGAACTGGAAGGCGCGGCCGCCGAGACCGAGGCGGAGCTGGCCAGGCTCCGGCAGGTGCTGGACGAATCGGCGCCCTTCCACGTGCACGTGGCCGCCAACGCGGACGAGCGCGCCCTCCTCTGGAAGGGACGCAAGTGCGCCTTCTCGGCGGTGGGCCGCCTGAGTCCGGACTTCCTGGTGCAGGACGGCGTCGTGCCGCGGACGAAGCTGGGCGATGCCCTGGTCGCCATCGAGGGCCTCTCGCGCCAGCACGGCCTGCGGGTCGCCAACGTGTTCCACGCCGGTGACGGCAACCTGCACCCGCTCATCCTCTTCGACGGACGCGAACACGGCGCGCTGGAGCGGGCCGAGGCGCTGGCCGCCGACATCCTCCGCCTGTGCATCCGCCTCGGCGGGTCGATCACGGGCGAGCACGGGGTCGGCCTCGAGAAGCGGGCGTTCCTCCCGGAGATGTATCGCCCCGAGGACATGGCCTTCATGCAGCGGCTGCGCGAGGCGGTGGACGCGCGCCGGCTGGCCAACCGCGGGAAGATGCTGGCGACGCCGGCATGAGCGCGGCCCCCGACACGATCGACGCGGTGTGCCGCCACGTGGCGGCGTCGCGCGGCGCGCTGCGCGTCGCGGGCGCCGGCACGAAGCGGCGGCCGGGCCGCGACCAGACGCCCGTGCTCGCGCTGACGGGTCTCGCCGGCATCGTCGCCTACGACCCGGCCGAGTGCGTGGTCACGGCGCTGGGCGGCACGCCGGTCTCGGTCATCGAGGCCGCCCTGGCCGCGCACGGCCAGTACCTCCCATTCGATCCGCCGCTGGCCGACGAGGGCGCGACCGTGGGCGGCGTCGTGGCGAGCGGCTGGAGCGGTCCCTCACGCTACCGCTACGGCGGCGTCCGCGATTTCCTCATCGGCGCCCGGATCGTGGACGGCCGCGGGCGGCTCGTCGTCAGCGGCGGCCAGGTGGTGAAGAACGCCGCGGGCTTCCTGACCCACCACGCGCTCGTCGGGAGCGCCGGACGGCTCGGCGTGATCGTGGAGGCGAGCCTGAAGGTGTTCCCGCGGCCCGTGGCCCGCGCGACCGTCACCGCGGCCGCACCCTCGCTCGAGTCGGCCGTCGCCGCCCACGAGCGGGTGCGGCTGGCGAACCTCGATCCCGACGCCCTGGATCTCGACGCCGCCACGCGCACGGTCTCGGTCCGCCTGGCGGGCGCGTCCGGCGCCCTCGACAGGCGCGTCGCGCTCACGCGGCAGGCCCTGGCGCTCGACGGCGACGTGCTGACGGGCGCCGCGGACGCGGAGGCCTGGGCGGCGCCGCCCGTCCTCACCCAGTCCGCCGTCGCCAAGATTCCGTCGGCACCCTCCCGCCTGCTGGACGTG
Coding sequences within:
- a CDS encoding Nramp family divalent metal transporter, with amino-acid sequence MAQSSTAPSTSPASSFLKLAGPGLVVAATGIGSGDVVSATVGGARYGVVLLWAIGLGAFFKFVLSEGIARWQLATGQTVIEGWAEHLHASVKFYFGVYLLLWTVAVSAALTNACGLGLANLTGGAVPQSWGAVLHSVIGFAFVWFGGYERFEKLMKTLVGVMGFSILVCAVLTMRDPGPALEGLVVPIIPAGSGTYVLSLIGGIGGSVTMLSYNYWMREEGMRGSSWLSYVRGDVAVAYVFTAIFGMSIMLIANTAFFVPQVALRDAEAVPRMAAFLGTVLGSFGVWAYGLGFWAAVFASLLGVWQSVPYLYADIYGVMKGLSLEAREEITKVTSRPYQLGLVFISLVPLPLAFTGAPLLIIVTYTVIGSLFVPFLAGTLLYLNNRVAWEDRAVPKNAMLTNLLLVVILVLFVFVGGQEAVGALRRVLG
- a CDS encoding S9 family peptidase — its product is MTRSRFALAPVLTLLAAAAAHAQRPMSIVDVISLPTVSGPQLSPDGTQVAFVRGDADWTANKRISHVWRAPVDGTGMVQLTYGTDGESAPRWSPDGGRLAFVAKRNGAEVSQIYLLSMDGGEAQVLTAHKTAVSDPSWSPDGRWIYFVAADPKSDEQAAREKRKDDVYAFDENFQQRHLWRVEVATKAETPLTSGGFSVIGYEVSRDGTTIAHHRAPSPNIGDFDQGEVWLMRADGSGATALTKNTVTESGASLSPDGRQVLFLSGSNDRFETYYNANLFVVSAAGGQARDLTREFGNEVTDAAWSKDGSAIYFVANMGVHSEIFEIPAAGGTPKALTSGQHAIGGWSFAPATGRHVFTKDDPANAGDVFTMTTGPIAQVSHVFDRYARDFRLPRQEMVSWKGADGVTVEGLVFYPLDYQPGQRYPLVVQTHGGPQASDKYGFGRWGNYTQVLTAKGYVVLQPNYRGSTGYGDPFLRDMVGHYFVNAHLDVMAGVDHLIAIGLVDGDRMAKMGWSGGGHMTNKIITFTNRFKAAASGAGAANWVSMYAQSDVRTYRTPWFGGTPWQADAPIETYWEHSPLKYVSNVKTPTIFLVGEEDVRVPSPQSVEMYRALKSLGVPTHLYKAPREPHGWGELRHELFKVNVELDWFERYVTTRPYTWETAPGDADTPAGTTSAAGRQP
- a CDS encoding FAD-linked oxidase C-terminal domain-containing protein, with the protein product MSDFLAALGRLYPPDRLLTAAGALAAYESDGLTAFRTRPHAVVLAESKDEVVATVRLCHAHGVPFVARGSGTSLSGGSVPVDGGVVIALNRLNRILRLDPVDRLAVVEPGVINLDISAAAAPHGLYYAPDPSSQSVCTIGGNVAFNSGGAHCFRHGMTANHVLGLEAVLPDGAVVRLGGDGPEDAGPDLTGLFVGSEGLFGVALEITVRLVPVPETYRTVLASYRSLQAAGDAVTRIIAAGLLPGAMEIMDRLAMDAAEAAVHAGYPADAAAVLLVELEGAAAETEAELARLRQVLDESAPFHVHVAANADERALLWKGRKCAFSAVGRLSPDFLVQDGVVPRTKLGDALVAIEGLSRQHGLRVANVFHAGDGNLHPLILFDGREHGALERAEALAADILRLCIRLGGSITGEHGVGLEKRAFLPEMYRPEDMAFMQRLREAVDARRLANRGKMLATPA
- a CDS encoding FAD-binding protein produces the protein MSAAPDTIDAVCRHVAASRGALRVAGAGTKRRPGRDQTPVLALTGLAGIVAYDPAECVVTALGGTPVSVIEAALAAHGQYLPFDPPLADEGATVGGVVASGWSGPSRYRYGGVRDFLIGARIVDGRGRLVVSGGQVVKNAAGFLTHHALVGSAGRLGVIVEASLKVFPRPVARATVTAAAPSLESAVAAHERVRLANLDPDALDLDAATRTVSVRLAGASGALDRRVALTRQALALDGDVLTGAADAEAWAAPPVLTQSAVAKIPSAPSRLLDVLQTVAAFGPARASVGGSLVFLAPGDDLAAVSRALDARGWRGVMVRGARAGEALGRPADHVFASRVRQAIDPDARFA